From the Leptolyngbya sp. O-77 genome, one window contains:
- a CDS encoding glycosyl hydrolase family 8, with protein MQFFQFAASSLRPWAIALVLVFGSTLAGCNNSGLSQSTPPDATVVSQPGNTSEPTPAAIASKQLLLAESWSAYRERFIQQDGRVIDWEADERTTSEGQAYAMLRAVFIDDPETFAQTLNWAEENLQRLDASGKRRDNLWAWKWGKDADGNWTILDENFASDADIDAVTALILAARRWNRPDYLQLARIKLRDLWTLSTVAVPLHSARSSNSQPAREQRYLLPGPKEAFQPQPDLLHLNPSYLAPYAFRLFAQVDGDRNWMSLVDSSYKILRESSQLSSAKLPSDWVALNTTTGSYIPLRPPSPIRSIYGFDAYRVWWRVGIDAQWFNEPAAWEYLQQHLPSLESKWKTQQKIPAQIDLQGQPLVPYESTSQYGMLFAAFQLTNPQIAEQIYQQKILPVYQNGFWDNNSAYYAQNLAWFGLLASTDVAVNWLQP; from the coding sequence ATGCAATTCTTCCAATTCGCTGCCTCCAGCCTGAGACCGTGGGCGATCGCCCTAGTGCTAGTATTTGGCTCAACCCTGGCGGGCTGCAACAACTCCGGGCTATCCCAAAGTACACCACCCGATGCAACTGTCGTGTCCCAACCGGGCAACACTTCGGAGCCAACTCCAGCGGCGATCGCCTCCAAGCAACTCCTCCTCGCCGAAAGTTGGAGTGCCTACCGAGAAAGATTCATCCAGCAAGACGGCCGCGTCATCGACTGGGAAGCTGACGAGCGCACCACCTCCGAGGGGCAGGCCTACGCCATGCTCCGCGCCGTCTTTATAGATGACCCAGAAACCTTTGCTCAAACCCTGAACTGGGCTGAAGAAAACCTCCAGCGGTTAGATGCCAGCGGCAAACGCCGAGACAACCTCTGGGCCTGGAAGTGGGGAAAAGACGCAGACGGCAATTGGACGATTTTGGACGAGAATTTCGCCAGCGATGCCGATATCGACGCGGTGACCGCCCTCATTCTCGCAGCCCGCCGCTGGAACCGTCCGGATTATCTCCAGCTAGCGCGTATAAAGCTGAGAGATCTTTGGACTCTCTCCACTGTGGCTGTCCCCCTCCACTCCGCCCGTTCCTCCAATTCTCAGCCAGCCCGCGAGCAGCGCTATCTGCTGCCAGGGCCCAAGGAAGCGTTTCAGCCTCAGCCAGACCTGCTCCACCTCAATCCCTCCTACCTCGCGCCCTACGCCTTTCGCCTGTTTGCCCAAGTCGATGGCGATCGCAACTGGATGAGCCTGGTAGACAGCAGCTACAAAATCCTGCGCGAATCCTCCCAGCTTTCTTCCGCCAAGCTACCCAGCGATTGGGTCGCTCTCAACACCACCACCGGCAGCTACATCCCCCTACGTCCACCCAGCCCAATCCGTAGCATCTACGGATTCGACGCATATCGGGTCTGGTGGCGCGTTGGAATTGATGCCCAGTGGTTTAACGAACCTGCCGCCTGGGAATACTTGCAGCAGCACTTGCCGTCGCTGGAATCCAAATGGAAAACCCAGCAAAAGATTCCAGCACAGATTGACCTACAAGGTCAGCCCCTTGTGCCTTACGAATCTACATCCCAATACGGCATGTTGTTTGCGGCATTTCAATTAACCAACCCTCAAATTGCTGAGCAAATTTATCAGCAAAAAATTCTTCCTGTTTATCAAAACGGCTTTTGGGATAACAACTCTGCATACTACGCACAAAATCTGGCTTGGTTTGGGCTACTTGCATCTACTGATGTGGCTGTGAATTGGCTTCAGCCTTAG
- a CDS encoding tetratricopeptide repeat protein: MKQLQTQIGCLAGLALLSSSLLGTLPLTAPPALAQAVPSEVRRGYTLLNQGLVDQAIRVFQQVLRSDSQSLEAQLGLAIALRRAGRDADAFNAYRRVLELDPNNRLALLTVGVLGGFRPEWQAQGIEALNRLLTINPNDNEARAQRALLLGYQGRFAESLADYAIVLQNNPTPEAVLGAAEIHAYAGEYQRSLDLFNRYRATGRPIRGGQAIAYALALRETGSAGQAVEVLEAELRRFPQGSPRESRTLDSTTIQIRSALASAYAANGQVNQAASVITPLRGRQDSRLALARALNDIARYSNSPAYAQEAIALYREVLQSPQLTVGMAREIADVLSGYPSEQAFALEIYRQLAQQQPTDVGLQVQVAVLERQVGLITNQTFQQRLQTYFQPLPADPAQLKAIAQALIRLDSPGIELLPYYQALVNSGVNEPFLHFRIAQIHIRRGDLASARSALAAYSATSAGQQDPFAIQLLLAEIDRREGNPEAAAQRYQSILVSNPGDRGVVIGALQGLAGIRQSQGRAAEALTIYDQIVALDPTDYAKVLGRTSLAYQAGFLGVGEAEAVLNAWLASRPLTDTPPELYSLAGALPAAPQREPLYNALLQADPENIPVRIRQLQVVSVRNPQLAQAQIRQIIARDPNNLGAYFVQAQLAQEQGNLGLSAQAYEEILRRSPGNIDALSALGGVRFQQRRYNSASMIYSEVLAIQPNNPTAQSALLGLTAAQGNKLEALAQIAAMQSQAAQMGGMNPVLVRQAQQIEESFLQQRGFQPYWERF; this comes from the coding sequence ATGAAACAGTTGCAAACACAAATCGGTTGTTTGGCTGGGCTGGCGCTGTTGAGCAGTTCTCTGCTGGGAACGCTGCCGCTAACCGCGCCACCCGCCCTGGCCCAAGCGGTTCCGTCGGAAGTGCGTCGGGGCTATACGCTGCTCAACCAGGGCTTGGTGGATCAGGCGATTCGCGTTTTTCAGCAAGTACTCCGCTCTGATTCGCAATCGCTGGAGGCGCAGTTGGGTCTGGCGATCGCCCTTCGGCGGGCAGGTCGCGATGCCGATGCGTTCAATGCCTATCGGCGCGTGCTGGAGCTTGATCCCAACAATCGGCTGGCGCTGCTGACGGTGGGCGTGCTGGGCGGATTTCGTCCCGAATGGCAGGCGCAGGGCATCGAAGCGCTAAACCGACTGCTGACCATCAACCCTAACGACAACGAAGCGCGGGCCCAGCGGGCGCTGTTGCTGGGCTATCAGGGGCGGTTTGCCGAGTCGCTGGCAGACTATGCCATTGTGCTGCAAAATAACCCAACGCCAGAAGCAGTGCTGGGTGCGGCAGAAATCCACGCCTACGCCGGAGAATATCAGCGCAGTCTGGACTTATTTAATCGCTATCGAGCGACGGGCCGGCCCATTCGGGGTGGACAGGCGATCGCCTATGCACTGGCCCTGCGGGAAACGGGTAGTGCGGGCCAGGCGGTAGAGGTGCTAGAGGCAGAACTGCGGCGATTCCCGCAGGGATCGCCTCGCGAATCGCGCACCCTCGACAGCACCACGATTCAAATCCGCTCGGCGCTAGCTTCGGCCTATGCGGCCAACGGCCAGGTGAATCAAGCCGCTTCCGTAATTACGCCGCTGCGGGGTCGTCAGGATTCTCGCCTGGCCCTGGCGCGGGCACTGAATGATATTGCCCGCTACAGCAACAGCCCTGCCTATGCTCAGGAGGCGATCGCCCTGTATCGAGAGGTGCTTCAGTCGCCACAGTTGACCGTGGGCATGGCACGAGAAATCGCAGACGTGCTGAGTGGCTATCCTTCGGAACAAGCCTTTGCCCTGGAAATTTATCGCCAACTGGCCCAGCAGCAGCCGACCGATGTAGGCTTGCAGGTGCAGGTGGCAGTTCTGGAACGACAAGTCGGGCTGATTACCAATCAAACCTTCCAACAGCGGCTCCAGACCTATTTTCAGCCGCTTCCTGCTGATCCGGCACAACTGAAGGCGATCGCCCAAGCCCTGATTCGGCTCGATTCTCCCGGCATTGAGCTACTGCCCTACTACCAGGCTTTGGTAAATTCTGGGGTCAACGAGCCGTTTCTGCATTTCCGCATTGCCCAAATCCACATCCGCCGGGGAGATTTAGCCTCTGCCCGCAGTGCGCTGGCGGCCTATTCTGCCACCTCGGCGGGTCAGCAAGACCCCTTCGCCATTCAACTGCTGCTGGCAGAAATCGACCGTCGCGAGGGCAATCCCGAAGCTGCCGCCCAGCGCTATCAGTCCATTCTGGTTAGCAATCCAGGCGATCGCGGCGTGGTCATCGGAGCGCTGCAAGGGTTAGCAGGCATCCGCCAGTCCCAAGGGCGCGCTGCCGAAGCACTAACCATTTACGATCAGATTGTCGCCCTCGACCCGACGGACTACGCCAAAGTGCTGGGGCGCACGAGCCTGGCCTATCAGGCGGGCTTCCTCGGTGTAGGCGAGGCCGAAGCCGTGCTGAATGCGTGGCTGGCCAGTCGCCCGCTGACCGATACGCCGCCAGAATTATACAGCCTGGCCGGAGCGCTGCCCGCCGCCCCGCAGCGAGAGCCGCTGTATAACGCGCTGCTCCAGGCAGACCCGGAAAATATCCCGGTGCGAATTCGCCAGCTCCAGGTCGTGTCAGTTCGCAATCCGCAGCTTGCTCAGGCGCAGATTCGCCAGATTATCGCCCGCGACCCAAACAACCTCGGCGCTTACTTTGTGCAGGCCCAGCTTGCTCAAGAGCAGGGCAATTTGGGGCTTTCGGCCCAGGCCTATGAGGAAATTTTGCGGCGATCGCCCGGCAATATCGATGCACTATCCGCCCTAGGCGGCGTTCGATTCCAGCAGCGTCGCTATAACTCGGCCTCAATGATTTACAGCGAGGTGCTAGCCATTCAGCCCAATAACCCGACAGCCCAAAGTGCGCTATTGGGATTAACCGCCGCTCAGGGCAATAAGCTCGAAGCGCTGGCGCAAATTGCAGCCATGCAGTCCCAAGCAGCGCAGATGGGCGGCATGAATCCAGTTCTCGTCCGCCAGGCCCAGCAAATCGAAGAAAGCTTCTTGCAGCAGCGTGGATTTCAGCCTTACTGGGAGCGTTTCTAA